The genomic stretch GGCTAAAGACTGTTCAGCAAAGGTTAAATGCGAAAAATGTGGAAACTCATCACACTGCACAGCGTTTCACATTGAACGTCAGGAACCATTGTTAGATAATGGCGGGGAACGAAAGAAGATAAACGAAGATATCCCAAAAGTAGGATCATTATGTACAGAAATTTGTGGCGACGCAAATCAGTTTAATGGAAAGTCATGTGCAAAAACATTACTGATAAACCTATATCCAAAGGGAAAACCAGAACAACGTGTTAAAACATATGCCATAATTGATGACCAAAGTAACAGGTCTTTAGCTACCTCTGAATTTTTTGATACTTTTAGCGAACACTATGATACTATACAGTATACCTTGTCATCGTGTTCAGGAAAATCTGCACAGTCTGGTCGTCGTGCCACAGGATTCATACTTGAATCATTCGATAGAAATACTCAACTCGAGTGCACATCACTAATAGAGTGTAATGACATTCCAAATTCCAAACAGGAAATAGCTACACCTGCTGTAGCCAGACAGTATAGTCATCTAGAGTCAATAGCAGAATTTATCCCTGAATTGGACCAGGACGCCAACATTTCACTTCTTATAGGAAGGGACATGATAAGTTGTCATCACATTTTGGACCAGATAATTGGTAAAGATCATGAACCATATGCTCAGCGCCTACGGTTAGGATGGACTATTATTGGAGAAGCATGTCTTGGTCTAGTGCATACATCTGATGTCATAACTGTCAACAAAACATCAGTTTTACCAAATCAGGAAATAACCCTAAAACCTTGTGAATATAACTTTAAGGTCAAGGACACATAACTAGAACAAAAATCTGAATATAGTGATATATTTGAACAGACTGTAGAAGATAATGAAGTGGGATTATCCCGTGAAGATAAGGAGTTTATAACCATTATAGAAAATGGAGTAAGGAAGGAATCAAATGGTAACTTCAGTGCACCTCTGCCTTTTCGCAAAGATGGTACAACACTAAGTAATAACTATGAACAAGCACGAAAAAGAGCAGAAAACTTAGGAAGGAGTCTAAAGAGGGACCCGAAAAAGTTAGAAGATTTTCTTCAGTTCATGGAAAAGATACTTAAGAACAACCATGCAGAATTGGCACCCCCTATCAAGGATGGAGAAGAAGTATGGTATTTGCCCATTTTTGGAGTCTACCATGCTAAGAAACTATCTAAAATAAGAGTAGTATTTGATTCGTCGGCTAAGTACCATGGGATTTGTCTAAATGACATACTGCTTAAAGGACCAGACTTAACAAACAATCTAGTTAGTGTATTATCAAAGTTCAGAATAGGTCAGTTTGCAGCTATTGCTGATGTGGAGCAAATGTTTTTTAACTTTGAAGTTCAAGAGAATCACAGAAACTTTCTCAGATTTATTTGGTTTAAGGACAATGACATTGAAATGCCACTTGTAGAGTATAGGATGCGAGTCCATGTGTTCGGAAACTCTCCGTCTCCATCAGTTGCAAATTATTGTTTACGAAAGGCGGTTTGTAATCATGAAGGAGAAGAACAGTGTGACAACGTATGTAAATATGTGAAAGAACACTTCTATGTTGATGATGGACTTCTTTCTAGTGACAGTGAAAAAGACATTGCTAGTCTTATTAAAAGAACACAGGATAGACTAATGACGGGTGGTAATATTCGATTACACAAAATCATATCGAATAGTAACAAAGTGCTTTCTAGCTTTCCACAAAAAGACTTAGCAAAGAATATTACGGAAATAGACTTTGATTCTGACGCATCTTGTTTACAGCGTAGTTTAGGCTTCAGCTGGGACGTCATTCGAGACATATTCACATATCAGCTATCAGCAGATGAGAAACCTTACACAAAAAGAGGAGTACTCTCAGTCATAAATGGAATTTTTGACCCTATAGGTTTTGTAGCGCCTGTAATCCTAGGAGGGAGACTGATAATGAGACAAGCTTTACAGAACGCAAGTGTAGAATGGGATGATCCATTACCAGAATATTTGATGAATGATTGGCAGGTCTGGAATCAATCATTAAAGGACTTAGAAACATTAGAAATCCGAAGATCTTTCACTGAAACATCTTTAGGCGACTGTTCAAAATGTGAACTCCACATCTTTTCAGATGCATCCAAAGATGCTATAGCCTCAGTAGCTTACATTCGCACATTCAATGACAATGGACATTCTCAGTTGGGATTCGTATTAGGAAAATCAAAATTAGCACCTAACCATGGTCACACCATACCCAGACTTGAGTTGTGTGCAGCCGTTCTAGCAACAGAACTTGCGTCTTTCATTCAAAAGACTCTTGAGATACCTTCATCTGCCACATACTTTTATACAGACATTTAAGTGGTCCTAGGTTATCTATATAATGAGACTAGGCGATTTTACGTGTATGTCAGCAATCGAGTTGACCGAATTCTGAAGGTTTCTACAAAATTACAATGGAACTATGTGCCAACAAGCTACAATCCAGCAGATCATGGTACAAGACCATTGGAAGTTAACAGTCTAAGACAATCAGAATGGTTAAAAGGTCCAAACACCTTTTTTGAGTCCCAGAATTTATCAGGTAGCACACTGTTTGAAGTCATAGAACCAGAAGTCGACAAAGAAGTCAGACCATTAGTAGAAGTAAAAAAGACATTTGTTAAGTCATCAGGTGTAGACATAagtttatttgaacatttttcaaCATGGACAAGTCTTGTCAGAGGTATCGCATTTCTTAAACGAAAAGCTTCAATGTGGCACAAAGATGCGACTGATGAAAAGAACAGTAAGTCTTGCGTCACCTTTATGAAGGAGTCTGAGAAGTTGATTATAAAGGAGGTACAACAAGACACATACTATAATGAGATAGACTGCTTGAAGCAAAGTAAACCTTTACAAAAGAACAGTAGTTTAATTGCACTTTCACCAGTATTAGACTCCGATGGATTACTTCGAGTAGGAGGAAGACTTAAAAACTCAGACATagaaagttgtgaaaaaatgCCTGTAATTATACCAGGTAAAAGCTACATTGCTACATTAATAGTCAAGCACTGTCACAATGCTGTTCAGCACATGGGAAGACATTTTACTGAGGGAGCAATTCGTTCGAGAGGAATATGGTTGACTGGAGGTAAACGGCTCATTAATTCCATCCTACACAACTGTATAAAATGTCGTAAATTTCGAGGAAGTGCCGAACAACAGAAGATGGCTGATCTCCCTTCTGACCGTCTCACACCAAGCCCTCCATTTACCTATGTGGGCGTGGACACCTTTGGTCCTTGGTCCATCTTAACAAGACGCACACATGGAGGTTCAGCCAATACAAAGCGATGGGCGATTATGTTTTCCTGTCTAGTAACTCGAGCAATACACATAGAAGTGGTTGAGGAGATGACTTCATCTTCCTTTATCAATGCGTTGCGCAGATTTACAGCTCTTCGAGGACCAGTCAAGGAATTCCGATCAGATCAAGGTACAAATTTTATTGGAGCTATTAATGAACTAGACATTACAAGTTTCAACGTTGAAGACCAACCAATTAAAGATTATCTCCAAAACAATGGAACCATATGGAAATGTAACCCACCACATGCCTCCAATATGAGCGGTGCTTGGGAGCGTATGATAGGACTAGCTCGAAAGATCTTGAATTCAATGTTGTGCGATATAAAAGGTAAACAACTTACACATGAAATTCTATGCACTTTAATGGCGGAAGTATGTTGTATTGTGAACAACAGACCAATAACTGTAGTATCTAGTGATCCAGAGTCACCTCATGTGTTATCGCCGAATGTCCTTCTCACTCACAAAACAGACAATGATACGGAATATATTCCAGATTTATCACTTAAAGATACTTATAAAGCTCAATGGAAACAAGTGCAAGTATTAGCcaatcagttttggaaaaagtgGAAAACAGAATACTTACACAATCTTCAACTCAGGAAAAAGTGGGAAGTTGAAAGACGCAATCTATGTAAGGATGATATTGTGCTCATGATTGATGATACTCTGCATAGGAATCAGTGGTTAACAGGAACTATAGTTGAAGTTTATCCGAGTTCAGATGGTTTGGTTCGTAAAGCATTAGTACGTGTCATCAAGAATGGCGAACCAACAACTTACATTCGTCCGATTTCTAAACTTGTGTACTTATTTTCTGATTAGAATCAGTTTGTGAATGAATGAACAATTATAAGGATGTTGAAATCATTTATTATCAGACAATTGTAGAAATTctggtttgaatttgtttgtttctttttaaatgtagtgATTTTTTATGTCAAAATCAGGCGGGGAATGTgatgtttcatttttttggtaTAGAGTTATCCTTCTTTGTACAGGTTTAGAGTAAACGCATTTTAGGGTAGTTCCCATCCCCTTTCCTTAATAGCTCTCAAAATTCAGCCATAGAACACGTTTTCAgttcaatcaaaacaaaattagaaTAATAGAAGTCCCCCACAGAGTAAGTTTATTTCCCTGCctgattatatttttattatgtataaGAAGTATGCACAAATAGTGCAAGgtatacatttttgtgttttcaaCCCGTTAATAAAGGTTCTATTTTTTGGTTCATACGAACTGAATTTCTAACTTGGTCCAGGCAATACACACTTTGTAAACCTATATAAAAGTATTTTAAATACTTACCTTCatagacatatatattttttaggtgttttgcatttattttattacaCACACAAAGTAAAATTCTCTGTCTAGGTTACCAACCATTATCTTTTCTTACATGTAGTGATAGGCAAACTTACACATTAGGAATTGTTGGTTATGTATATTTACACCTTAGGAATGCTTATGTGCTAGTTTGTAGTCATGGTTTAGGCATGCATATATAAGCATGTAATATATTTATAGGCACAGGTTTTATAGGACACTTTGCAAGTGTTTAACTAGGATTTAGATGTGTGAGCttttgactgattgattgatttaggTGTGTGTTTTCATATACTGTTAGTGCATGTGTACTTACCTGATACTTACctaatttgtgtatttttgtttattatactAAGACATATTGTAATAGgaacattttattaatttcagcTTTCTACCTTCCCCTGGGAAGTATGTATTGTATGGAAATAAAGAACATTTATAGAACATTAGGCTTTCATATATAGCTATAGAACCCCAGAACACTACAAAAAAAATCGGCCACAGATTTGAGGCCAAATAATTTTTTATGGACATAGATTAGCGATTGACGTCACGATGGGGCATAGATTTGAGAAACGGACACAGATTTGAGGTCGTACACAGATCTGAGGTTTACATACATACAAaagttataaatacaaaataaattctcaagatttcatttcattaatgattttttttaattttgtga from Mytilus edulis chromosome 7, xbMytEdul2.2, whole genome shotgun sequence encodes the following:
- the LOC139482201 gene encoding uncharacterized protein: MWHKDATDEKNSKSCVTFMKESEKLIIKEVQQDTYYNEIDCLKQSKPLQKNSSLIALSPVLDSDGLLRVGGRLKNSDIESCEKMPVIIPGKSYIATLIVKHCHNAVQHMGRHFTEGAIRSRGIWLTGGKRLINSILHNCIKCRKFRGSAEQQKMADLPSDRLTPSPPFTYVGVDTFGPWSILTRRTHGGSANTKRWAIMFSCLVTRAIHIEVVEEMTSSSFINALRRFTALRGPVKEFRSDQGTNFIGAINELDITSFNVEDQPIKDYLQNNGTIWKCNPPHASNMSGAWERMIGLARKILNSMLCDIKGKQLTHEILCTLMAEVCCIVNNRPITVVSSDPESPHVLSPNVLLTHKTDNDTEYIPDLSLKDTYKAQWKQVQVLANQFWKKWKTEYLHNLQLRKKWEVERRNLCKDDIVLMIDDTLHRNQWLTGTIVEVYPSSDGLVRKALVRVIKNGEPTTYIRPISKLVYLFSD